The following are encoded in a window of bacterium genomic DNA:
- a CDS encoding DegT/DnrJ/EryC1/StrS family aminotransferase has protein sequence MEKRTMPYLALGGVYDDEDVQAVTKVVAAAARTGGDFFPLPEESEFQETFARHEGAQKAVAVNSAGTALDLCMMALGIGPGDEVITTPLTFVCSATTAMARGARVVLADIDPSTLTIDPGSVEERITGRTKAVIPVHFAGLSCDCGRFEGIARKHGIAVIYDAAHAVCTRFRGTPVGGYGTASCYSFQSNKNMTTLGEGGAVTTNDPEFAETVRQMKTFGFVYGKPTRVVRIGFNYRMTKPQLAAGISQLRKIDRIIARKRENFMAMNRALDGIDEIVPAPGLSEDHGALMHVVRLDTDRVSFTRDTLTAHLKDEWGVGTVWHYPPVWSWEVMTDAGYGPGGCPGAEKACAQVFSLPVFASTTEDDISYIAHALGESIAALR, from the coding sequence ATGGAAAAGAGGACAATGCCGTATCTCGCCCTCGGGGGCGTGTATGACGACGAGGACGTTCAGGCTGTGACGAAAGTCGTTGCCGCAGCGGCGCGGACAGGCGGGGATTTCTTTCCGCTGCCCGAGGAGAGCGAGTTCCAGGAGACGTTCGCCCGCCACGAGGGGGCGCAGAAGGCTGTCGCGGTCAATTCGGCGGGGACTGCGCTCGATCTCTGCATGATGGCGCTCGGTATCGGTCCCGGTGACGAGGTCATCACGACACCGCTCACGTTCGTATGCTCGGCGACGACTGCGATGGCGCGCGGAGCGCGGGTGGTGCTTGCGGATATCGATCCCTCAACGCTCACTATCGATCCCGGCTCGGTTGAGGAGCGCATCACCGGACGAACGAAGGCGGTCATCCCTGTTCATTTCGCCGGGCTCTCCTGCGACTGCGGCCGTTTCGAGGGCATCGCCCGCAAGCACGGTATTGCGGTGATCTACGACGCCGCGCACGCGGTCTGTACGCGCTTCCGGGGAACGCCCGTGGGAGGGTATGGCACCGCCTCATGCTACAGTTTCCAGTCCAACAAGAACATGACCACCCTCGGCGAGGGCGGCGCAGTGACCACGAACGATCCCGAGTTCGCCGAGACAGTCCGCCAGATGAAAACTTTCGGTTTCGTTTACGGCAAACCGACCCGTGTCGTCCGTATCGGCTTCAACTACCGGATGACCAAGCCGCAGCTCGCCGCAGGAATCAGTCAGCTGAGGAAAATCGACCGTATCATCGCCCGGAAACGCGAAAATTTCATGGCAATGAACCGTGCGCTCGATGGCATAGACGAGATCGTTCCGGCGCCCGGCCTTTCGGAGGATCACGGCGCTCTCATGCATGTGGTGCGCCTCGATACGGACAGGGTTTCGTTCACCCGCGACACGCTGACCGCTCACCTGAAGGACGAATGGGGAGTCGGCACCGTCTGGCATTATCCCCCGGTCTGGAGCTGGGAAGTGATGACGGATGCCGGGTATGGCCCCGGCGGCTGTCCCGGGGCGGAAAAGGCATGCGCGCAGGTATTCAGCCTTCCGGTGTTCGCCTCGACCACCGAAGACGATATCTCGTATATCGCCCATGCGCTCGGGGAATCGATCGCGGCGCTTCGATGA
- a CDS encoding non-lysosomal glucosylceramidase, whose amino-acid sequence MKRRTFLETSAGTAAAFAGLDGCTKPPRTKQKQYGKSYNGPYTGPYLNRVALPIGGIGAGMICLEGSGAISHVSVRNVMQIYNEPCSFAALCIKGKQNTAKILEGPVPDWKIFGAPGTGNGAAGTSYGLPRFDEASFLTRFPFGIVTLKDSEVPLEVELTGWSPFIPGDPDNASLPVGALEYRFKNTSGSAIDAVFSYNSKNFMTIGNVGNTILPIKNGFILHQDGTTEKPENQGDYAVFIDDSAVVVDHCWFKGGWWDSLTLAWRNVREGILLDNPPVEGACPGASLFVPFKLSAGQEKTIRVMVAWYVPKTDLRLGNDPEKTTAAAPKGKESSCCASRFHVPWYAGRFTDIKETAKYWMTGYDDLRAKTKLFSDTFYDTTLPPEVVEAVAANLTILKSPTVLRTTCGRLWCFEGCSDNRGCCHGTCTHVWNYAQAIPHLFPSLERSLRKTEFNESQDERGHQTFRASLPIRPVDHTFHAASDGQLGGIMKVYREWRISGDTEWLRELWPKVKKSLEYCITTWDPRGHGVLEEPHHNTYDIEYWGPDGHCSSFYLGALTAAIEMGTALGEDVTQYRTLLEKGKTCLETELWDGEYFFQKIMTTGLNAEFKPLDVSSNGSGYKDVVDMLNTQGPKYQYGTGCLSDGVLGFWMARMCGLGEIVDPVKVRSSLKAIHTYNLKRDLSDHSNPQRPAYALGKEGGLLLCTWPKGGALSIPFVYSDEVWTGIEYQVASHLMLEGMVNEGLEIVRIARDRYDGRVRNPFNEYECGHWYARALSSWGLIQGLTGVRYDAVDNTLFIDSKVGDTFTCFIATEYGFGRTGLNRGKPFLEVRQGTIDVKKVVVSGKEMTL is encoded by the coding sequence ATGAAACGACGCACGTTTTTGGAAACATCCGCGGGAACAGCCGCGGCTTTTGCGGGGTTGGACGGCTGTACGAAACCGCCGAGAACCAAACAAAAACAGTACGGCAAATCATATAACGGCCCCTATACCGGTCCATACCTGAACCGTGTCGCCTTACCCATCGGCGGTATCGGCGCGGGCATGATATGCCTCGAGGGTTCCGGCGCCATATCCCATGTATCGGTCAGAAACGTCATGCAGATTTACAACGAACCCTGTTCATTCGCCGCGCTCTGTATCAAAGGGAAGCAAAATACGGCAAAAATCCTCGAAGGCCCCGTGCCGGACTGGAAAATTTTCGGCGCTCCCGGCACAGGCAACGGCGCCGCCGGCACAAGCTACGGGCTTCCGCGATTCGACGAGGCTTCGTTTCTCACCCGGTTCCCCTTCGGAATCGTAACGCTCAAAGACAGCGAAGTACCCCTCGAGGTCGAACTCACCGGCTGGAGCCCGTTCATTCCCGGCGACCCCGACAATGCGAGCCTCCCGGTCGGGGCGCTCGAATACCGTTTCAAGAATACCTCCGGCTCAGCCATCGACGCCGTATTCTCCTACAACTCCAAAAATTTCATGACAATCGGGAACGTGGGCAACACGATTCTCCCCATTAAAAACGGATTCATACTCCACCAGGACGGCACCACGGAGAAGCCTGAAAACCAGGGCGATTACGCCGTCTTTATCGATGACAGCGCAGTCGTGGTCGACCACTGCTGGTTCAAGGGCGGCTGGTGGGATTCCCTCACCCTCGCATGGAGAAATGTCCGCGAGGGCATCCTCCTCGACAATCCGCCGGTGGAAGGCGCATGCCCCGGAGCATCGCTCTTCGTGCCGTTCAAGCTTTCAGCGGGCCAGGAAAAGACCATCCGGGTCATGGTCGCATGGTATGTCCCCAAAACCGACCTTCGGCTCGGCAACGATCCCGAAAAAACCACGGCAGCAGCTCCAAAAGGAAAAGAAAGCTCCTGCTGCGCCTCCCGGTTTCATGTCCCGTGGTACGCCGGCCGGTTCACCGACATCAAGGAAACGGCGAAGTACTGGATGACCGGCTACGACGATCTCCGGGCAAAAACAAAGCTCTTCAGCGACACCTTCTACGATACGACGCTCCCTCCGGAGGTTGTCGAGGCGGTCGCCGCGAACCTGACCATTCTCAAATCGCCCACGGTGCTCAGGACGACCTGCGGGCGGCTCTGGTGTTTCGAGGGCTGCTCCGACAACCGGGGCTGCTGTCACGGCACCTGTACCCATGTGTGGAACTACGCCCAGGCGATACCGCACCTGTTCCCCTCGCTCGAACGGAGCCTCCGCAAGACCGAGTTCAACGAGAGCCAGGATGAGCGCGGCCACCAGACGTTCCGTGCCTCGCTCCCCATCCGTCCGGTCGACCACACGTTCCATGCGGCTTCGGACGGTCAGCTGGGCGGCATCATGAAGGTGTACCGCGAATGGCGCATCTCCGGCGACACCGAATGGCTCAGGGAGCTCTGGCCGAAGGTCAAAAAGAGCCTCGAATACTGCATCACCACATGGGACCCGCGCGGGCACGGCGTCCTCGAAGAGCCTCACCACAACACGTACGACATCGAATACTGGGGTCCGGACGGCCACTGTTCGAGCTTCTACCTCGGCGCGCTCACCGCTGCCATCGAGATGGGCACGGCGCTCGGCGAGGATGTCACGCAGTACCGCACGCTCCTCGAAAAGGGCAAAACCTGCCTCGAAACGGAGCTCTGGGACGGCGAGTACTTCTTCCAGAAGATCATGACCACGGGGCTCAACGCCGAGTTCAAGCCGCTCGATGTATCATCGAACGGGTCAGGCTACAAGGATGTGGTCGATATGCTCAACACGCAGGGGCCGAAATACCAGTACGGCACCGGGTGCCTGTCGGACGGCGTTCTCGGATTCTGGATGGCGCGCATGTGCGGTCTCGGCGAGATTGTCGACCCGGTTAAGGTCAGGAGCAGCCTCAAAGCTATCCATACCTACAACCTCAAGCGCGACCTGTCCGACCACTCCAACCCGCAGCGTCCCGCCTACGCTCTCGGCAAAGAGGGCGGTCTCCTGCTCTGCACATGGCCGAAGGGCGGCGCGCTCTCCATCCCCTTCGTTTACAGCGACGAGGTCTGGACGGGCATCGAGTACCAGGTCGCCTCTCACCTCATGCTCGAAGGCATGGTGAACGAGGGCCTCGAAATCGTCCGAATCGCCCGAGACCGTTACGACGGCCGTGTACGGAACCCGTTCAACGAGTACGAGTGCGGTCACTGGTACGCCCGCGCGCTGTCGAGCTGGGGCCTCATCCAGGGGCTGACCGGCGTCCGGTACGACGCTGTGGACAACACGCTCTTTATCGACTCGAAGGTCGGGGATACGTTCACATGCTTCATCGCGACCGAGTACGGTTTCGGCAGAACGGGCCTCAACAGGGGAAAACCGTTCCTCGAAGTCAGACAGGGAACCATCGATGTGAAGAAGGTCGTCGTATCGGGGAAGGAAATGACACTGTAA
- a CDS encoding Gfo/Idh/MocA family oxidoreductase, with translation MKQLKWGLIGCGDIARKRVAPALRDLPNCDFTAVSRERFDLAEPFAREYGARRWFRSWKELLGDSEIEAVYIATPVDLHCEQTIVAAGAGKHVLCEKPMGLTPGECDSMISACRSGGVKLGIAYYRHFYPVVARIREIIASGEIGQAVTAQINAFEYYDPQPGGSRYWFMEKARSGGGPMFDFGCHRIEVLLNIFGEVTFARGFISRLAFDREVEDTATAFLHFKNGPNAILNVTHASFEFQDTLDIFGTQGSIHVPVLNAGTVTVKTRNGERTEKHPPHTNFHLPLIDDFTRAVLENRESGVGGDTGREVNRIEEAIYGDWTMIG, from the coding sequence ATGAAACAGCTGAAATGGGGACTTATCGGCTGCGGCGACATAGCACGGAAACGGGTGGCGCCTGCCCTGAGAGACCTGCCGAACTGCGATTTCACCGCGGTGAGCCGTGAACGGTTCGACCTCGCGGAACCGTTCGCGCGCGAGTACGGCGCCCGGAGATGGTTCAGGTCATGGAAGGAGCTTCTCGGTGACAGTGAGATCGAAGCCGTCTACATTGCCACTCCGGTGGACCTGCACTGCGAGCAGACAATTGTTGCCGCCGGGGCGGGCAAGCATGTCCTGTGCGAAAAACCGATGGGATTGACTCCCGGCGAGTGCGACAGCATGATCTCCGCCTGCCGTTCCGGCGGTGTGAAACTCGGTATCGCCTATTACCGCCATTTCTACCCGGTCGTGGCGCGCATCAGGGAAATCATCGCGTCCGGCGAGATCGGTCAGGCCGTTACGGCGCAGATAAACGCCTTCGAGTACTACGATCCCCAGCCGGGCGGCAGCCGTTACTGGTTCATGGAGAAAGCCCGTTCAGGCGGCGGGCCGATGTTCGATTTCGGCTGCCACCGTATCGAGGTGCTCCTCAACATCTTCGGCGAGGTCACGTTCGCGAGGGGATTTATCAGCAGGCTTGCCTTCGACCGTGAGGTGGAGGACACCGCCACGGCGTTTTTACACTTCAAAAACGGCCCGAATGCCATTCTGAACGTCACCCATGCCTCGTTTGAGTTTCAGGATACGCTGGACATATTCGGAACCCAGGGTTCGATTCATGTTCCGGTGCTCAATGCCGGGACTGTCACGGTGAAAACACGGAACGGCGAGCGGACGGAGAAACACCCGCCTCATACCAACTTTCACCTCCCGCTCATCGACGATTTCACCCGTGCGGTGCTCGAAAACCGCGAATCCGGTGTCGGCGGCGACACAGGCCGCGAGGTGAACCGTATCGAGGAAGCGATATACGGGGACTGGACAATGATCGGATAA
- the yiaK gene encoding 3-dehydro-L-gulonate 2-dehydrogenase, producing MRIPFNTMYNEFLRILTKTGFTEDRACLCARLFAESSLDGVYSHGVNRFPVFVDYIRRGIVRIHNRPELVSGFGPLERWEGNLGPGNLNAYECMNRAIALARAHGMGCVALRNTNHWMRGGTYGWQAAEANCLAVCFTNTLPNMPPWGATDKRVGNNPLILAVPRSGGHIVLDMAMSQFSYGKMHEYQMTGKKLPVLGGFDSSGALTDEPGSILKSGRFLPMGYWKGSGLAIMLDLFAAILSEGQSTRHLGHEGDEYGVSQVFMAWSAEKLESTQALEAITREVLDFIHDAAPEQEGGRVYYPGERTLLTRKDNREHGIPVQEAVWEQIIGL from the coding sequence ATGAGAATACCCTTCAATACCATGTACAACGAATTTCTCCGCATACTCACGAAAACGGGTTTCACCGAGGACAGGGCCTGTCTGTGCGCGCGGCTTTTTGCGGAATCGAGCCTGGACGGTGTCTATTCCCACGGTGTCAACCGGTTCCCCGTGTTTGTCGATTACATCAGGCGGGGCATAGTCAGGATTCATAACAGGCCGGAGCTGGTTTCCGGATTCGGTCCCCTCGAGCGCTGGGAAGGTAACCTCGGGCCCGGCAACCTCAACGCGTACGAGTGCATGAACCGGGCAATCGCCCTTGCCCGTGCACACGGCATGGGATGCGTCGCCCTCAGGAATACAAACCACTGGATGCGCGGCGGAACCTACGGCTGGCAGGCTGCTGAGGCGAACTGTCTTGCCGTCTGCTTCACCAACACTCTGCCGAACATGCCGCCCTGGGGCGCCACGGATAAACGGGTCGGGAACAATCCCCTCATTCTGGCGGTTCCCCGCAGCGGAGGGCATATTGTCCTCGATATGGCGATGTCGCAGTTTTCCTACGGTAAGATGCACGAATACCAAATGACCGGGAAAAAGCTGCCTGTTCTGGGAGGTTTCGACAGCAGTGGCGCCCTCACCGATGAGCCGGGCTCGATTCTGAAGTCGGGGCGGTTCCTCCCCATGGGCTACTGGAAGGGATCGGGTCTGGCGATTATGCTCGACCTTTTCGCGGCGATACTGTCGGAGGGTCAGTCCACGCGGCACCTCGGACATGAGGGCGATGAATACGGCGTTTCACAGGTATTCATGGCATGGAGCGCGGAAAAACTGGAAAGCACACAGGCGCTCGAAGCCATTACCCGCGAGGTGCTCGATTTTATCCATGACGCTGCCCCGGAGCAGGAGGGCGGGCGCGTTTACTATCCCGGCGAACGGACGCTCCTGACCCGGAAAGACAACAGAGAACACGGCATCCCCGTACAGGAAGCCGTCTGGGAGCAAATCATCGGGCTGTGA
- a CDS encoding DUF4838 domain-containing protein: protein MSPAIRQCVAALFFIVLAGLALSAASVGAGVTIMVDPGSFPGIEQAATGEETIDWWDDNLFDDRACTECFAAMELLRFLPACTVIPESAVQVQPSVKLPQTGDVILVGNRKSNKLVASFPLPDSIGLATDESFCIRAFSDNGRTVTVIEGRDRIGTLYGVYGYLELLGMRFYGLGETGTVYPVKKGELPANLTTVGNPSFLTRGYHAWEDRGSDDFFLWMARNRMNFWTAAEKEIHLMKKLGMKCADGGHTIQMICLNPQAEYPYNHPKFKGDENKPKDPYAPGKEYTADTNGDGKLSYFEAHPEWYGLRKGKRSDNIKDEFGDNYCTSNADATKELAKNVVQELIDGRWRYVDILNFWMMDNRDRWCECDVCAQQGSYTDRLFLVVHAVLEEIRKARGDGRLKRDVELSSLAYLDTITPPTRPLPRGFDYAHFSITFFPIERCYNHTLADPSCTEYNDRLCRSYQAWVTGQYYRGTMFIGEYYNISYLKSLPMLYTRIMAADIPWYYRTGTRHLHYMHTPTALWGTWTLNQYLLARLLWNAGTDADALLDEYFSRYYPTTSGETRCFYRDLETAMESFKAIRYWGWKTSLKSDKAPLFPKKHFQYEPCHPLTDDGVDLLEMKDYMERARTHFDAALLMCTDETERLRLLEDGKRFAYGEAMFYFHYHLFRTALFNQRKDEPAARRECAELMRYAEQLRGMTDLVQVSSSHANAKDGLDATQAADVYEFFVEKYGK from the coding sequence ATGAGCCCAGCGATCAGACAATGCGTTGCGGCGCTTTTCTTCATCGTGCTGGCGGGTCTGGCGCTGTCCGCCGCTTCCGTCGGGGCCGGTGTCACCATCATGGTCGATCCCGGGTCGTTTCCGGGAATAGAGCAGGCGGCGACCGGCGAGGAAACAATCGACTGGTGGGACGACAATCTTTTCGACGACCGTGCATGCACCGAATGTTTCGCCGCCATGGAACTCCTCCGCTTCCTGCCTGCCTGTACGGTGATTCCGGAGAGCGCGGTGCAGGTTCAGCCATCCGTAAAGCTGCCTCAGACCGGAGATGTCATCCTCGTCGGGAACCGGAAGTCGAACAAGCTCGTCGCTTCATTTCCTCTCCCGGACAGCATCGGGCTTGCGACCGATGAATCGTTCTGTATCAGGGCGTTTTCCGATAACGGCAGAACGGTGACCGTAATCGAGGGCAGGGACCGTATCGGAACGCTTTACGGGGTTTACGGCTATCTCGAACTGCTCGGGATGCGGTTTTACGGTCTCGGCGAAACGGGGACGGTGTACCCGGTAAAGAAGGGAGAGCTTCCGGCGAATCTCACCACTGTCGGGAACCCCTCGTTCCTGACCCGCGGGTATCATGCATGGGAGGATCGCGGCAGCGATGATTTCTTCCTCTGGATGGCGCGGAACCGTATGAACTTCTGGACCGCCGCCGAGAAGGAAATTCACCTCATGAAAAAGCTCGGAATGAAGTGCGCGGACGGCGGTCATACGATACAGATGATCTGCCTCAACCCGCAGGCGGAATACCCGTACAACCACCCGAAGTTCAAGGGTGACGAGAACAAGCCGAAAGACCCCTATGCGCCGGGGAAAGAGTACACCGCCGACACGAACGGGGACGGAAAACTCTCCTATTTCGAGGCGCACCCCGAGTGGTACGGCCTCCGTAAGGGCAAGCGGAGCGACAACATCAAGGACGAGTTCGGCGACAATTACTGTACTTCCAACGCCGATGCGACGAAGGAGCTCGCGAAGAATGTCGTGCAGGAGCTCATCGACGGCCGGTGGCGGTATGTGGATATCCTTAATTTCTGGATGATGGACAACCGCGACCGGTGGTGCGAGTGCGATGTCTGCGCACAGCAGGGAAGTTATACCGACCGGCTTTTTCTCGTCGTTCATGCGGTACTCGAAGAGATACGGAAAGCGCGCGGTGACGGCCGGCTCAAACGCGATGTCGAGCTTTCCTCGCTCGCGTATCTCGATACGATCACACCACCGACGCGGCCGCTCCCCCGCGGATTCGACTACGCGCATTTTTCCATCACCTTCTTCCCTATCGAGCGCTGTTACAACCATACCCTCGCCGATCCCTCGTGCACCGAGTACAACGATCGTCTCTGCAGGAGCTACCAGGCATGGGTGACGGGGCAGTACTACAGGGGGACGATGTTTATCGGCGAGTATTACAACATCAGCTACCTAAAATCGCTGCCCATGCTCTATACCCGCATCATGGCGGCGGATATACCGTGGTATTACCGCACGGGAACCCGTCACCTCCACTACATGCATACACCGACAGCCCTCTGGGGGACCTGGACGCTCAACCAGTATCTGCTCGCCCGTCTCCTCTGGAATGCCGGAACCGATGCGGACGCTCTCCTCGACGAGTACTTCAGCCGGTACTATCCCACGACCTCAGGAGAGACCCGGTGTTTTTACCGTGACCTCGAAACGGCCATGGAAAGCTTCAAGGCGATCAGGTACTGGGGCTGGAAAACAAGCCTCAAATCGGACAAGGCCCCGCTTTTTCCGAAAAAGCATTTTCAGTACGAACCATGCCACCCGCTGACCGATGACGGGGTCGACCTCCTCGAAATGAAGGACTACATGGAACGCGCCCGGACACACTTCGATGCGGCGCTTCTCATGTGCACCGATGAAACGGAGCGCCTGCGGCTCCTCGAGGACGGGAAACGGTTTGCCTACGGCGAGGCGATGTTCTATTTTCACTATCATCTTTTCCGCACGGCCCTCTTCAACCAGCGTAAAGACGAACCAGCCGCGCGCCGCGAATGCGCCGAACTCATGCGGTATGCGGAACAGCTTCGGGGCATGACCGATCTCGTTCAGGTCTCCTCGAGCCATGCGAACGCAAAGGATGGTCTCGATGCCACGCAGGCTGCGGATGTCTATGAATTCTTTGTGGAAAAGTACGGGAAATGA
- a CDS encoding patatin-like phospholipase family protein gives MIKTAGLAVVLCICALAFSGGSHASDTGTAARPKIGLVLSGGGAKGLAQIGVIEVLEEAGIEVDCISGTSMGAAVGALYAIGYKAADIEKIAREQNWGEILGDTISRRNVSIEEKDELERYVGAFPIRHGKISLPAGLTAGQKLSAVLSRLTLPVHAVDDFRKLPIPFACVATDIETGEAVVLDRGFLPDALRASMSLPTIFAPVELNGRLLADGYLVRNLPASDVRALGADIVIGVDVGAPLYGKEDIDSLVKVLEQVMRFRGAAATEEQHRLCDILIMPDVGEYGVSSFGAIDSLIVRGKRAAREQLPRLKALADSLKQYPREQKQSAPPAVPRDIYVTDLRFEGLRNVSSYLLMGKLNIEVPSHMTPTGLERAIESAYGSQFFERITYKLEPFREGYRLIIRVVEQDESFFKFGFHYDSNMKSALLLNTTFRNVLGQGSKLMFNARLSQNPGYSGSYFVSTNWRPGVGLSIQTSYDKFEVYTYKPNGKLESSLDYSLFETNILLQTIFANTFSLGAGVQYHYSEIESKIVPEDWEDMHFGQLNFMGYITLDTLDRSVFPRNGFQFYGEALSVTDLLKIDDFPDMKPFKRYALMFTEVLPVHNRISLFGSFYGGMSSKDDLPPDYYFYIGGFHPARTTFFPFAGLKFMEKTGSTAYVSEGGIQYEFRKDMFLILRGNRGKAVLSFEDIFSNEGLNNGVGLTAGMLSPIGPIDYTVMKGSGSRGLLTYVNIGFRF, from the coding sequence ATGATAAAAACAGCAGGCTTGGCGGTTGTGCTTTGTATATGCGCCCTTGCATTTTCCGGGGGCTCGCACGCTTCCGATACCGGTACGGCGGCGCGACCGAAAATCGGGCTCGTTCTGAGCGGCGGCGGCGCAAAGGGTCTTGCCCAGATCGGAGTGATCGAGGTTCTGGAAGAGGCAGGCATCGAGGTTGACTGCATTTCGGGCACGAGCATGGGTGCGGCTGTCGGCGCACTGTATGCGATCGGTTATAAGGCAGCCGATATTGAGAAAATCGCCCGCGAGCAGAACTGGGGCGAGATACTCGGCGATACGATATCGAGAAGGAACGTGTCGATCGAGGAAAAGGATGAGCTGGAACGGTATGTGGGCGCCTTTCCCATCCGTCACGGTAAAATCTCGCTGCCTGCCGGATTGACAGCGGGTCAGAAACTGTCGGCGGTGCTTTCGCGGTTGACGCTTCCGGTTCATGCTGTCGATGATTTCAGAAAACTGCCCATCCCTTTTGCCTGTGTTGCCACCGATATCGAGACCGGGGAAGCTGTTGTCCTCGACAGAGGTTTTCTGCCCGATGCCCTGCGGGCAAGCATGTCCCTTCCGACGATTTTCGCGCCGGTGGAACTGAACGGCCGTCTCCTTGCCGACGGATATCTTGTCCGGAACCTGCCTGCCTCCGATGTGAGGGCGCTCGGCGCGGATATCGTGATCGGAGTCGATGTCGGCGCCCCCCTGTATGGGAAGGAAGACATCGACTCGCTTGTAAAGGTTCTTGAGCAGGTGATGCGTTTCAGGGGAGCGGCCGCAACAGAAGAGCAGCATCGGCTCTGCGACATACTGATCATGCCCGATGTCGGCGAATACGGCGTTTCAAGCTTCGGAGCCATCGATTCGCTGATCGTTCGGGGTAAGCGCGCCGCCCGTGAACAACTGCCCCGCCTCAAGGCTCTTGCCGATTCCCTGAAGCAGTATCCCCGAGAGCAGAAACAGTCCGCTCCGCCTGCTGTTCCGCGTGATATATATGTGACCGATCTCAGGTTTGAGGGTCTCCGAAATGTCTCCAGCTACCTGCTCATGGGAAAGCTCAATATCGAGGTGCCGTCGCACATGACACCGACCGGGCTCGAACGGGCGATAGAAAGCGCTTACGGCAGCCAGTTTTTCGAGCGGATCACCTACAAGCTCGAACCGTTTCGGGAGGGATACCGGCTCATCATACGGGTTGTCGAACAGGATGAGAGTTTTTTCAAATTCGGGTTTCATTACGATTCCAATATGAAATCGGCGCTCCTGCTCAATACGACATTCCGCAATGTACTGGGACAGGGTTCAAAACTCATGTTCAATGCCCGGCTGAGCCAGAATCCCGGGTACAGCGGCTCGTATTTTGTCTCCACGAACTGGAGGCCGGGAGTCGGGCTGTCAATACAGACATCGTATGACAAGTTTGAAGTCTACACATACAAGCCGAACGGCAAACTCGAGTCGAGCCTCGATTATTCGCTGTTTGAAACGAACATTCTTTTACAGACTATTTTTGCAAATACTTTTTCGCTCGGCGCCGGTGTTCAGTACCACTATTCGGAGATCGAGAGCAAAATCGTTCCCGAGGACTGGGAAGATATGCATTTCGGGCAGTTGAATTTTATGGGATACATCACCCTCGATACGCTCGACCGGTCGGTATTTCCCCGGAACGGTTTTCAATTCTACGGCGAGGCTCTCTCGGTCACCGATCTGCTGAAAATCGACGATTTTCCGGACATGAAGCCGTTCAAGCGTTATGCCCTCATGTTTACGGAGGTTCTGCCCGTACACAACCGTATTTCGCTGTTCGGCAGTTTCTATGGTGGCATGTCCTCGAAGGACGATTTGCCGCCGGATTACTACTTTTATATCGGAGGATTTCACCCGGCCCGGACAACCTTTTTTCCGTTTGCCGGGTTGAAATTCATGGAAAAAACCGGGTCGACCGCGTATGTTTCCGAAGGGGGGATTCAGTATGAATTCCGGAAGGACATGTTTCTCATTCTCAGGGGAAACAGGGGGAAAGCCGTTCTTTCGTTTGAGGATATCTTCTCAAACGAGGGTTTGAACAACGGCGTCGGTTTGACAGCGGGCATGCTGAGCCCGATCGGCCCCATCGATTATACGGTCATGAAGGGCAGCGGCAGCCGTGGATTGCTGACCTATGTGAATATCGGCTTCCGGTTTTAG